The sequence below is a genomic window from Flavobacterium lipolyticum.
TTTCCGTTTGCATCAGAGTTTCCGGTTGCTATTACTTTAAAGCCGTCGGAGTATAAACTTAGCTTGGTATTGGGCAATACTTCTCCGGTAGCCAGGTCGGTTATTGTACCGTACAATTCCTGAATACAGGTCAAGGGTATTCTTTCTAAAAATTGATAAATATCATCAGAACCCTGTCCGCCATCTTTATTGGAGGTAAAAAAACCTCTTCTCGATTTACTGTCGATTATATAGGAAAAATCATCTTTGGGAGAGTTGACGTCGGCTCCAAGATTTTGAATGTTACTTACATCCGTAGCGCTTAGTTTACCCACAAAGACATCCAAACCTCCAAGTCCGGGATGCCCGTCTGAAGCAAAGTAAATTTCATTTTGATCGTTTACATAGGGAAAACTTTCTTTTCCTTCGGTGTTAATACCAGGGCCTAAATTCTCAGGAACGCCAAAATCTCCATTGCTGTTAATATTTACTTTGTAAAGATCAGATTGTCCCATTGATCCCGGCATATCCGATGCAAAATAAAGTGTTTTTTCGTCGGGACTTAAAGCAGGATGTGCCGTGCTGTAATTATTACTATCAAAAGGCAACTCTGTTATATTGGTCCATTCGTCGTTTTCAAATGTAGCTTTGTATATTTTTATTAAAGTAATTTTGCTTTCATTTTTTCCTTTTTTACCATTTATGTAATTGTTTCTCGTAAAATAAACGGTTTTTCCATCTTTTGTAAAAACAGGAGTCGACTCATGGAATTTGGTGTTTATTTTGGATTTGAATTTTTTGGGAGCATTTGGATTAAAATTCTCATCGATATCGGATTGATACAAATTTGTAAAATGCTCACCGGTCCATTTATGAATTCTTTGACTAAAATTACCGGTATCGCGGGCTGAGGCAAATATAATTTTGTGTTGATAGAAAGCTGTTCCATAATCGGAGTATTTACTGTTTATTCCTGCATTTTCGATCGTATAGCGTCCTGAATTGGCTTTTATTTTATCGAGATAATTTTTGTCTGTTTCATATAGTTTGGCTCTATTATCATTTTTTGACTTTTTATTGAACAGTTCCATTATCTGATTGGCTTTGGCTGTATTTCCGGTAGATTTTAATGCCTGTGCGTATCGATAGTAATATTCAGGTTCTGCCTCGGTATTCATGGCAAATAATTCGCCATACCATTTGGCAGCTTGTTCAAATTGTGAATTGAAGTAAAAGGAGTTTCCCAACTTCTTAAACAGATCTTCAGATCGGTATCCTTTTTCGGCTACCCTTTCATACGTTTTTATTGCATCGATATAGGCATAGTTATCGTATTTTTTGTCTCCGGAAACAATTTTACCCTGTTGCGCAAAACTGTTAGATAAAAAAACACTTACTATGGTGGTGCAAAGGAGT
It includes:
- a CDS encoding OmpA family protein gives rise to the protein MKKYILLCTTIVSVFLSNSFAQQGKIVSGDKKYDNYAYIDAIKTYERVAEKGYRSEDLFKKLGNSFYFNSQFEQAAKWYGELFAMNTEAEPEYYYRYAQALKSTGNTAKANQIMELFNKKSKNDNRAKLYETDKNYLDKIKANSGRYTIENAGINSKYSDYGTAFYQHKIIFASARDTGNFSQRIHKWTGEHFTNLYQSDIDENFNPNAPKKFKSKINTKFHESTPVFTKDGKTVYFTRNNYINGKKGKNESKITLIKIYKATFENDEWTNITELPFDSNNYSTAHPALSPDEKTLYFASDMPGSMGQSDLYKVNINSNGDFGVPENLGPGINTEGKESFPYVNDQNEIYFASDGHPGLGGLDVFVGKLSATDVSNIQNLGADVNSPKDDFSYIIDSKSRRGFFTSNKDGGQGSDDIYQFLERIPLTCIQELYGTITDLATGEVLPNTKLSLYSDGFKVIATGNSDANGNYTFPVECGLTYFLRAEKEKYYTKEENVTIAKENGRTNLSIALEKSGCEVTIGDDLGKCFGIKMIYFDLDKSNIRPEAALDLEKILDVLNQYPKMKLDIRSHTDSRATFQYNEALSDRRAKSTIQWLVKNGIAPQRLTGKGYGEIELVNKCSDGVPCTEEEHQMNRRSEFIITAL